The DNA region TGTCTTAGGGAACGCCACGTTTCCTAAGGTGGCATTTGGTTGCGGGCACGATAACAGTGGCACGTTCAACGAGACAGCAACCGGGATCGTCGGACTCGGGGGTGGGGACATATCGATAGTCAAGCAGCTAGACAAGTCGATCGGGGGTCGGTTCTCGTACTGTCTGACGTTTCTTGACTCGAATGTTTCTAGCAAGATAAGTTTCGGGGCCAATGCGGTAGTCACGGGGCCTAAAGTGGTGTCGACTCCAATAGTTCAAAAATCACCTAGCACCTTCTACTTCCTAACTCTAGAGGGAGTCAGCGTGGGGAAGAAGAGGTTGGAGTACGTTTCTGACGTATCCGATTACAACCAACAGGCTGCTGGTGGTAACATCATTATCGACTCCGGGACAACGTTAACGTTTCTCCCCGAGGGACTATTCTTCGATCTGGAGGCGGCTCTAGTCAAAGTTATCAAGGGCAACCGTGTCCAAGACCCTCAAGGCGTTTTCCAGCTATGCTACGAGTTGCCTAGCACCGGTGAATTCGACATCCCGCCCATAGTTGTACACTTTTCGGGGGCAGATTTGGAGGTGACGCCGGGGAGCACGTTCATCGAGGTGAATCCCGGCGTGGTTTGTTTGACGTTCGTGCCGTCGAACGATTTCTCCATCTTCGGCAACTTGCACCAAATGAATTTTAATATAGGGTATGATCTTGTGAACAACGAAGTCAGTTTCTTGCCAACTGATTGTAGCAAGTTCGAGTAAGGAAACTACAGTGTGACTATTTGTTTATTTCTCAAGTTTGGctcaatacatttatttttatttggacGTTCGAATTCcgttcgaaaaaaaaaattaatggaaAGTTTCTCTCTTCCAAGTAAATTAAACTTCGAATATCACAATTTCAAAACCTTGGACCAAGACTTAAAATAGATGtcgaataattaaaaacaaaagaCGATCTTTTctgtttatgaaaaataaaataaaataggaatattaaatcaaaatcttttcaaTAAAGCTATTACAAAAATTTGCTCGAAGTTTATAGATGGGAGCAATTATCCACCTTTTTTTTATATGGAAAAATatcttttcatttttaaaaaaggaaaatgtattTAGCTTTCGTAAAAAGTAAAAACTatgtttgagaattttataatttcaaaattaaaattttcattattaGTCCACTTCCATGGATGGAAACCACTatacaaacacatcactaatCCTAAATTGTAATTGCATGATATGCTTTGGTGCCACACACATTATAGATATTAACCTAACAATAGTCTTTTCCGATGTCTAGTTTTTGCAATATCGAATTTTCAAAGAGAACACCGATACTATGATACAACCAAAAGACAGGTGATTAAGTGGTAAAAGTCTCCCAAACTCGATACTCACTCCGCAATTCTTTCTACAGCAACGagaaaacaaaacataccagaacccaaaaataaaagatctAAAAGACCACGTATGATCATTAGATATATGCACGCATACAAGTTTGAAGTTGTGTGTTGCAAGAACAGGGATGTAAAATGTTCCACAAAAATCCAATCATTAGGGATCCTTTGTTAGAAGGCAAATATGAAGCAatttaacattttcatatacAGATGAAAACTACCAGGAAAGCAAATACAGAGGCAGACAAATAGCTGGTAacgaaaaaaaaagagagaactTGTTATACGTGGGGGCAAACATGCGACAacaaagtccaagaaagaaCCAAGAACCTGATCCGAAGGCAGATA from Primulina tabacum isolate GXHZ01 chromosome 14, ASM2559414v2, whole genome shotgun sequence includes:
- the LOC142525367 gene encoding aspartic proteinase CDR1-like, yielding MKIRIGTPPVEILGIADTGSDLTWTQCKPCASCFKQKFPLFDPNNTKTYRKLSCEAELCSVVGQSGCDGENKCNYEVSYGDRSYSTGEMGTETFVLGNATFPKVAFGCGHDNSGTFNETATGIVGLGGGDISIVKQLDKSIGGRFSYCLTFLDSNVSSKISFGANAVVTGPKVVSTPIVQKSPSTFYFLTLEGVSVGKKRLEYVSDVSDYNQQAAGGNIIIDSGTTLTFLPEGLFFDLEAALVKVIKGNRVQDPQGVFQLCYELPSTGEFDIPPIVVHFSGADLEVTPGSTFIEVNPGVVCLTFVPSNDFSIFGNLHQMNFNIGYDLVNNEVSFLPTDCSKFE